The genomic window GTTACTCCCAGTTTAAGGAACTTAATCACTGTTGGTGTGCCTAAAAAGACTACTGAACCAAAGGTGGACCTGAACAAATCAGCCAGCAGTGGTTTGACCAGATCTGATGCTAAGCAGGAGCTCAGGACAGTGTGTATTAGAGACTCTCAGTCCATCCTTGTCACTACGAGAGGAGGCAACACAGGAGTAGTGAAGGTTCAGACATCAGAAAGTGGAACAGGGGCTTTGCCATCCAGCCCAGTCTTTAACATCTCACCCCAACTTCATGCCTTCCTGGTGTCAAAGTCTTCCGCGTCTAATACACAAGCTGCTTCGTCCACCATTGCTGCTAAATCTCAACCTGGAGACACTCCTCAGTCTACTTTTGTGGCAGGAACTGTCACTCCTTTAACCTTAAATCAGATTTCCAATAACTGCACTACAGACAAAACAACAGTCCCTGGTAAATCAACACTTCTGTCTTCAAGCAAAGGCAGTGATAGTTTCCTAATAAATGCGAAAGATTGCGTTCAGCAGAATATGGTCGCTAAATGTGGAACGAAGCCCCCACAAAAAAGGGCTCCACCGGGAAGCACAACTCCAGACCAATCGACTTTCCAAAAGGTTTTCCTGGTCACACCTTCACCAAATATCCCTTCAAAGgtcactactactactacagcaACCTGCACCGTTCCAGGATCTCGGGTCATGTTCATAAGCAACTCTGCACTTATCATTCCAAAAGAGACGTCAACTTCAGAGGTTAACATTTCCTCTGCTGGTACACAAGCATTGAAAGTAGTTCCCAACTTGGGGACCTTATCCTGCACTTCTTCTAGTACAACCATCCAAAGCATCGGTAACCCAGGGTTAACATCAAGAACACTTGGCACAAACACGAAACCTGAAGAATCATTGAAAACTACACCTATGATCGTCTCCAGAGTACCTGTAACATCAACCACAAGTGGACTCCAGATTGCTCCAAAAAGCTGTTTGGCTGCAAGCAGAAGTCTGTCAGGGAATAACGAAAGTGCTTTGAAAGTACCTCGGACTGTTGACAACAAAACGTTCACATTTTCAACTCTAGGCACCGGACACATGGCTTCCTCTGCACTTTTGTCAGTTGTGAAACCAGATGTACCTCCATCAGTTTCCGCTTTAAGTGCGCTACACTGTAAACCAGGATTATCAGCTGGCAGCTCTTCTTCAAACACATCTTCCTCTTATTCGGGAAGCCTTATTACCAAACACACTACGTTACCAATTAATGTGACTGCTAACAAGCCAGTGATCACTTCCCTGTGCACTTCACACTCACTGATCAAAACAACTGCCAATACTTCAGCTTCTGCAATATCCAGTACTTTTGCATTGAGTTGCAGCTCCACTTTAACTCCTCCAGTGGTCATGACTTCTGGGATCCGACCTCAAACCTCTGCCACCAAGTGTGTTCAAGAGAAAATCGTCATCAACACCACTGCCCCACTTGCCCCTGGCACTCAGCTCCTGATAAATAACACCAGATTTGTAGTACCTTCTCAAGGCCTGGCACCTGGCAGCCATGTTCTGCTTATCTCCAACTCTCGTCCTGGAGAAATGCAAGGGCCAAGTCCTGCTATGCCTCAAAGATTGCAAGGGCCGAATCCTGCTGGTCCTCGAGGAATGCAAGGGCCAAGTCCTGTTGGTCCTCAAAGACTGCAAGGGCCAAGTACTGCTGGTCCTCAAAGATTGCAAGGGCCGAATCCTGCTGGTCCTCGAGGAATGCAAGGGCCAAGTCCTGTTAGTCCTCAAAGATTGCAAGGGCCAAGTACTGCTGGTCCTCAAAGATTGCAAGGGCCGAATCCTGCTGGTCCTCGAGTAATGCAAGGGCCAAGTCCTGTTAGTCCTCAAAGATTGCAAGGGCCAAGTACTGCTGGTCCTGGAGGACTGCAAGGGCTGACTCGTGCAAGTACTGGAGGATTGCAAGTCCCAAGTCCTGCTTCCACTGATTCTAGAGGTCCAAATACTTCAGCTACACACACAGTTCCTTCAGTTGTACAAGGTGTGAGATTTGTTACACCGATCAGATTACCCTTGGCAAAAGTTGGACCTTCTGATCAGCTCCGTCAGCAACTGAGCACCAGAACTCCGTTGAATGTGTCTGGTCCTACTGCTCTCTCACAAGCTCTACATCCTGGTGTACATTCAGACATTGTAAGACTTCCTATCTTTCAAACCTCCAACTTCTCAGTTACAGCCTCACAAGGTACGACCGCGTGTCCCAAAGGAACCTCTCTTTCTCAAGAAGGTTTACTTACCACAACTTCTCCAGTGCAAGGAAGACCATCCCAAACCCAAGTGGCGCCAGTCATACCACCAGTGAAAGCTGTGATTCCAAGGCATTCTCCGATGGTAATCGTACCACCCATGAGCAGCACGATATCACGGATGCAGAATCTTCCGGTTGCAACGGTTCCACCGATCAGTGGAGCAAACAATGCCAGTCCAGCCACTCCCATTGCAACCGTTCCTCCATCTGTGAGCACGGTCATAATGACACCTTGTCCACCTATCAGAGCCGTGCAACCTGGGACAATCGGAAAGCCTGTTATTTTATCCCAGCCATCGCAAGGTCAAAGCACAATTCCTGTGCAAGTTCCCACTTCTGCTAAACTCTTGTTGAGCCCAGATGGTGCGGTCTTAAATATCATTCAAGCCTCAGCCTCAGGCTTGCAAGTATTGGCAAAGCCAATGGCTGCTCAAGTGGTCAATTCCTCCTCAGAGACCGTTACTGTACCTATTTTAAACACAAGTGATCCACTGAGAAAACCAGATACCTTAGGGAGACCCAATCACTGAAATGGTTCTGGACGTCATCTCGTTTTCCCATTGTGATCACAAAGGTCTTTTCATTGTTTTGGGCTCCTTTTGGTTCTATATCTCCCCGTGTTGAGAGGCTGAAtactaaatatctaaataaataagttCGGGCATTTTGCTTTACAAAACGAATTGAAGGGAAATAGGTTATCCTTAGAGTTGTAAATAAAATTGGTTTCGCAAAGAGATATTTGGAGATTTAAAATGGCCAGCAATGTACATAACAGTATTTGTTTGGCTGACTCTTTTCTACTCCATTTGTATGCAAAGGTTGtatgttttgtagcattttccattaaaatgattaatattattctgtagaacagtcTTCAGTCTATTTAAGAGTATGTCTGGCTGATCTGAAGCCTGCGTTAGTGCATTCAGGCATAGGTTGAGTATTATCAGACATCATCTGATAACAGTTTGATTTTGTTTCATCTGTATCCATGAAAATAAACTTGGCATATTTATGACTGAAGTAAAACATTGGTGTACTGTGCTTGTCTTTTGAGTTCGTTAAACGTTATATCAcagatgttataaaacatttttgtcgGCCATATCTGATTGCTTCCtgagattttatgttatttatcaTCTGCATAAGTTTCATTATGCTTGTTCATTTTACAATCATGCATTTGGAGAAGAACTGCAGACATCCCTGCATCAATAGAAACATCacagaatttgtaatggttttaatggaaatTGTACTGGTGCCTGTGGGATTCTACTGGTtctattggtggcttgttaaaaccaataaatcctaatggaatatgtcccaaaacacgctacaaaaacatttaaatggttttaatggttgAAAGTTGATtgtttgtaatggtatttgtagtggaaaccAAATTTATGTGTTGGTTTCTTTTGATTTTCTCATCAGGAATTTGTTTGATAAAGATAGATATTCAAATGTCTTaccagtttagattttttttaaatactttgtgAAGTAAAGACAATTTTTTGGATTCAATTgatatttcactttatttgaagTCTGATGCGTGACATTGTGTTTAAAAGGCACAGTAGTGTTATGTTGTAGTCCACGGGCTCTGGTAGTTGTTCCTGGAGAGTcacacagtcctgcagagttcagctctaaccctaatctaaCACAGCTGAAGAAGCTCATCAAGGTCCAGGGTTTAATAGAAAGCTACAGGCGGATGAGACTTGATCAAGATTGGAGATGAATGCTGAAGAACCAATGGCCACTCTTGCCGTGTAGCATCACTTGTACTGTGTGATCATTCATCCCACAAACACTATAGAACTTCACAGATTCTCCTCAAGTCTGAGACTCATGGTGAGTAAGGAGGAGGTGAAGGTCCGGAGGTGATCTTCTCATAGGACGGAGGGACGCTGGGAATCTAGAGGAGAGGAGAAATGCTGTTTTAAGCATCTGATGTGAGTAAACAAATGTGGAATGGGAACTACATAAAACTTGGTTATGTTTACATGCATTAATTTAACAGATGTTTTTGTCCAAAGAGAGGTACAAGTGTGATAGCACTAGTTTTTGTTAATTCTACAGGCTCATGGGACTGATAGTTATGCAGTATTTAAGTGAATTCTCTTGAACTGAAAGCTTGTGATGTCTGTTCATGAGAACAGcagattaacacacacacacacacattccggTCGCTTGTAATCCTCACATCACGACTAATGACGCAAAATAAAGCCTTTCTGGCCTGCAGCAGGTCACATGGTTGCTTTATCCCCTGTGGAATTCTGGGTATCAAGAGCTTGGTTAAACATTCTTTAAACCAAATGTGGTAGAGAGAAAAGACTTAAGTTAATTCATTGTGGATGGGATAAAAAATAcctataaaataatgtttttacgtGCATATGAAATTATTACTAGTAAATATTActttcaaatacaaatatatatatatataaagttaatgtttctgattaaatatatattacatttgaagtggatcaaaacctttcattaaaatgtattattgtcttaaccttttttttttgatcacttcaAGTGTTGACTAGTGTAGAAACTTTAAtgtaatctaatttttttttctctacaaaaagcatttttttaaatcttccgTGTTAAATATCTAAATACTTGTATAATTTGTTATATCCATCTAATACTGTTTGCTTTTTGCACATACAAAAGcatttctttttgtgtgtttgtatgtttctttAAGCaatcatccagaacaccctagcaactgcatatcaATGCCCTGGCAACCGTTTACAAAACAATGACTGTTTCACTTTACCATCACTAATCATCaaacccgtgtgtgtgtgtgtgtaccactgGTTGCAGGTTGATGAATTCGCTCAAGGCCACTTTGTTCTCTTCTCCGGATCCAGACTCCCTGTGCTGACCCGCTTTCATCATCTCTCTCCACGACTGACCACTGTTTTTcccgctctaaacacacacacacacacacacacggatgagAGGTAAGCAGTCACGTGAGTGATTCCCACAGTCATTACAGCTGGACCACTATGAACCCTGACTGAGAATTATAGCAGATTATTAAAACGTGcaacttttgcatttatttgcattcatgcatttggcagatgcattTATTCAAAGTGATTTTCATTGCGTTTAATGTGTGCATTCTCATGCATtcactgggaatcaaacccatgacatcGGTGTTGCAAGGGTCGTGATCTCCTACGGTGATGCAGTTTTTGGCTCTTTTCTCTGCTCTGATGCTCTTGGGCTAACACTGATCACCTGACTGTCCTCTGGGTCACATGACTCACCCGGATCGTCTTGTATCCCCCCCGCCGGCGGTAATACCAGCAGCCCAGGATGAGCAGCGCTGTGAGGATCACGGCCAGTAAGGCGATTCCTGCGGCCCTGCGTATAAACACACACAGGGGTTTTAGGTGCAGAGTCTGTAGTTTTCTGCAGGTGTTTAAAAGTGTTAGAGTGAATCTTCACACACTCTTCAGCTCTGACGAGTCCTGCTCCACGTCTGCTGGAGAAATGAACACTGAATTCACTTCGAGAGCCTGAACCTGATCCGCCGTAAGACATGATGAACAAACTcctgaaaataacaataacagcTCATTAGTGAATGAATATGACCAACTACAGTGATTTACAACAGTGTATTTCAGCTGTAGTATGAGATGGATTTATAAATACAGGGGTGAATCTCTTGTAAACATGTCCACCCATCTGTTTTCATACacaattagaaagaaaaaaaagaaattgttctGCATAATAATAAAGTGTGATTTCAGTAAtactaatatacatataatatatatttgacacACATTTTCATTGCCATTATTGTCATGATAAtagaaattagattttatttgcgTGAAAATTTAACATGCTTTAAGtatcattaaattatattttgcacgAAAATTAAGCATGCTTTCAGTACCATGAATACACAGTATGTACTTTATAATTGTGACATGGTcatgataattacattttaatgcattcattaatattcattcaCTTTATTTATAGAACACTTTACAACTGCACCTgcagaccaaagtgctgtacggtaataataataaaaaaatgtttcattaaaacacacaactttaaacAAGACACATCCC from Carassius auratus strain Wakin unplaced genomic scaffold, ASM336829v1 scaf_tig00029285, whole genome shotgun sequence includes these protein-coding regions:
- the LOC113079820 gene encoding melanoma antigen recognized by T-cells 1-like, translating into MSYGGSGSGSRSEFSVHFSSRRGAGLVRAEEAAGIALLAVILTALLILGCWYYRRRGGYKTIRSGKNSGQSWREMMKAGQHRESGSGEENKVALSEFINLQPVIPSVPPSYEKITSGPSPPPYSP